A region of the Electrophorus electricus isolate fEleEle1 chromosome 7, fEleEle1.pri, whole genome shotgun sequence genome:
CAAACTTAAGGAAACGTATTACATTACTGTGAGTGTGCTTACCTTCAGACTCTCTGTTCAAGCTACAACAGAGGTCTTAGAGTGGCTGCTTTTTAAACCATTCCTTGACAAGTCACTCTCTGGCAGTTTTTCCCAGAGAGCAACGATGCTGTCTACCCTCTGCTGTGTCACAAAGGCCTGGTGACGCAGGTCCACCAGACTGTTGGCCAGGTTTACTACGTGATGGTAACCTAGAACAGCAGCAGGTCCCAGGCTCtcctgaaaataaaagaaagaaaaatacactttttgactgaagcacacaaacatttaatgcTCTCATATATAGTTGAACACCATTTATTTTGGATTGGTTAGGACTTgtgttgtactgtacatgtaaacacaaagtgaACAGAAAGAACTACAATGTACTTATATCCTCCTCATCCCCAGACAAAGCCTGAGTCTGGGTAGCAACAGGGCCATCAGGCACGGTCTGCTTGGTCAGCCCAGACGCAGAGGACTTGGCTCGCTACGACCGGGTCCGCAAAGAAGCAGCCAGAGAACGAGGTCCCACTGCTGCGTGATGGAGATGCGGCAATGGTTCAAGACTCATTGAACCCCACGTCCACATCCTTGAATCCATCGTCCTCCAGCTCTGGAAAGTCCTCATCGCTAAGCCCATCTGGAGCATCTGTATCCCTGCTGACGTCCTAATGCACAGGTACTCCACCCCGATGAGTTCACCTATACAAGTGTGTTGAATACAtcccagaggggaaaaaagggctatatgtgtgtgtgcgcgtgtgtgtgaatatgagagagagagagagagagagagagagagagagaaagagagagagagcaagaaagatgAGAGATTGAGAGGATGTTACATGTATACTTTCCAGGCCTAGTGTAGTCCAGCTGGAGCCTAAGGAGTTGCTCGCTCAGCTGGTTGGCATAGTCCTGCAGCTGGCCGCTGTAGCAGACCTAAGTAGGATCACTtccctccactgctgctgctactcAGTCCTCGTTCCACCTCACCAACCGTTCAAGCAGGTATGCCTGAAAGTGCAGGGCACTTGCACTTGTACCTGCAGCAGTCAAGGAAAGGAGGCTTTTACtaaacagtgctgacatgcataccgagagcaagagagagggactTACCAGGTATGAATGGGTTCAGGTGCAGGTGGAATGACTCCAGAGAAGTGGAACCGTGTGCACAGCGATACACGGGCAGGACGACCCCTCCCCTGGTCACCTGCCCCACCCTCCTGTACAGCTGTACATCAGGAGGGTCCTGAATGCAGTGGAGGTGGCGCCTCTGGGTCTGCCACATGTCCTCCATCTTCTTGCGGTCCAGAAGCCTGACACCCATTGTGTCCGTCACATCCATATAGTCTTCCATCAGCTCCTGGATGAGCAGCTCGGTCTCCTGGGCCCTGTGTGTGCGGCAGAGATGACAGCGCCAAGCCAGCTCCTTGACGGTGGGTCTGCTGAAAGACCCGGCGTCATTCAGGCGGCCTCTGGACTGAGGGGGCCTCCCCGCGCTCCGACTGCTTGGCCTCCTGTAGATGGGCCACATCATCCACGTCCCACTCGAAGACGCAGAAGGAGAGGTAGCCTATGAAGAGGCCGTACAGCTGGTGACTGTCCATGGTGACACCCACCGCGAACCGTCGCATGAAGTGCGACACGTCCAGCCTGACAACCAGCTGGTCCCATTCGTGGAACATAGGCACACAACACGTCACACATGTGACAATCAAGCATATTGTAGAGGTTACTGTTCAgcggcgtgcgtgcgtgcgtgttgcaCCCTAGCTTATCTTCTTTGTGGAGTCCATCTTGAAAATGGCTCTATAGATGGAGGTAACCCTGGCCTTCAACTGCTCAAGCTGTGACAGCACATCTTGCGCGTATACTGTCAGCAGCCATTTTGGAGTGGGCACCGACACCGTCGGGGGCAGCTGGTGGGTGATGGTGCTGGGGTCGGTGCCCAGGGACAGAAACTTCTTGAGCACGAAGAGGTACTCGAGGACTTGGCcagccactgctgtctgtgcctgATGCACAGGTCGCACTGTGCAGCGAGGTCACACTGTTCCCCAGAGTGCGACCCCACATCAGGCAAACGACCCCCTTGTCGCAGGACAGGCTAAAGAACGCCAACACAATATCACACAGAGGAACCAACAGATCACACATTAATCCATCACAaaatatctctctcacacacacacacacacacacacacttgtatgtcAGAACCACTGGGAACTTCGCCCAATGGACGGGGTTCAGCTGATCCAATATGTCCTGCGACTAGCCCGCCACCTTCTTCTTACAGCAGCGGCACTACAGATTCACAGTGGCCATGAAGTACCAGCCGCTGAAGTCCAAAACCCTCCGGAAAGTCTTGTACAGCCCTAGGCCGTCAGCTTATGGCCCAGCCGACGGCACTCGGGTTGTGCGTAAAGCAGCTTGAATGCCCACATGCGGTATGGCATCCACAGGAACAGTCTGCTGTGAAAGAAGGCATTGAGCGAAGACGGAGGTTGCGCGTAACCCGGCCAGGGTCCAGGAGGCGACCACCACAGACGCAGATTCTTGGTCAGCACTGGCCTCCCAGACTGCTCTCTGGTGAAGAGCACCCAGCTGACCCACTAATGCCGCTCTCTGGGCAGCATCAGCTTCCAGCCCTCAGGCAGAAGCACCTTAAACGAACAAACAGATGCATCATATATATGTGCTTGGTGTTTTCCTCAACCTACCACAAAAACACCAGAGGCGGGGTGGTGCTGCTCACCTCAGCAGTGGGCACTGGCTGCATTTGCGAAGTCTGCTTTTCCGGTTCAGCCACCTGCAGGGAGCGCTGGGGTGGTGCAGGGACCTCTGGAGTAGAGGACAAGAGAGCTGGAACAACACACATTAATGAGCTTAGAAAAGGGCAAAAGATGTTACTTGACATCACAGCATGGGTGCACATGAGCCTGCAGGGACGACTAACACAGCCAAGAAGCTGAAAGTATCTAATGTTACTGAAGAGTGAGCTGCTCCCAACCCACCACTCTATGACAACAGCAGTGTAAAGCAAATCTGTCATTATGTTCAGCTATGGTAATGAAATAAGCAGATGGAATGAAGATGACACactttacatttagctgacacttttatccaaagcaacttacaattattactgagcACAAAGATCCTTGCTCaaaggcccaacagtggcagtagTGGGCCTTAAActagcaactttccaattataagtcaaataccttaaccactgaggtaccaGTGCCCTGTTTTAGCCAGCAAACATGAAGAGCACCACAGAATGAATTAATAACCGTGCAGGTCATTCTAACACCACCATCTCACATCACCTACCTGACCGCTTCCAAGTCCTTCCCATTATACTGCATTACAATGTATCACAACAAAACAAGTTACAGTCAGGACAAACAACAAGACAGATCTTCAATTTTATACTTGAGTAGTTCACTCAGTCCATTCAGCAGCACAACTCACCTTCAGCGTCGAGTTCCATGGACACAGCCAGCAGCTCGGCGTCGGAAGGCTCCTGTGCTTGCCTGGCTTTGGAACTCCGATGGTTGAAGACACCTGCGTACGGACACAAGGAGCAACTTCAGACACCAGAAAGGGATAACATTCAAAGGCACTCAATGAATCAGTcgtccacacgcacacacgcacctgttCTTTTGCAGTGCCTCCATCTTGCTCTGCCGCCAGATCCACAGGACGTAACTGGATTAACAAACGCCGCGTGTAACTGCAAAACCTTCCATGTTCCAATGCTGCTCTGTTCGTCACGCGTGAATTGAACATCTACCTCTTCTAACTGTCCTTGGCTCAGCagccatttaaatgtttcacccCGGTACTGGACCGTGCTCTCGCTCAGCACTGGACGCGCGTTCGCGGGATCGACCCACGCTCCCCACCACGCGGTCCTTGGCCTCTTCCGTCATCCTCTCGGCGCTCCAAACCCAAGACGGGGCCGGCCGACGCTTGTAGGCGTTGGACAGCTCCACGGTCTCGGGCGAAGGCTGGAGGGTGAGCTGGCTGGAGGTCTCTCGCCTGAATGCAGGCTTGTAATCCATTCTgtccaaaatgaaacaagagaggaaaagacacaAGCGTCGTCTGCGGAGACAAAAGACGACGCGCACACGTAAAACTTTGACAGGCTACTTACTTGAATCGCTAGTTAATAcccaaactgtagaaagaagaacacacacatcagtgtcacaTATAGAATATTACCAAAACGGTCGCGTTTTGCTTAGTGAACACTTCTAAGGAACGCAGTACACCGCTGCGCGTCTgcaatacattaaatacatagaATACAGCATTATAGTCAATCTCGAGCTGTAAAGCACCACTCAAGACGCGCATGCACGCTATCTGGGTCCATTTAATCAGTCATTGTAATGTCATCTAGTCAGACACTGTATTTCGGACATAAACGACCTAGCTCGGTCGGTCGGTTCTAGTGCTAATTTCGCCCATTAAATTCACTTTTACAGTACATTCTTGACGTACGTAGACGTAGATAATAAAAGCCATGTAAAGAACAAAAGCGTAAAAGTTACAGAGAAAACGAATCGAAGGGCTAAACTTCAAACAATAGGCGAGCCCGGCGTTACTTACCGCACGCCGTGAGAACTGACAGCAGTGGTGTGACAGCTACGAGACGGCAACTGGATAGCAACGGGAGAGCCAATGAAAAATCGAGAGTCACATTGGAACAGGCCAATGGCGCTCTGCTGACTTTGGAAAAGAATTTGTAACAGaccaatgagaggacgcaagCCTTTTAGAACCACTTGGAACAATTTTGAACAACATTGGAACAAAAGATTGTATGTCATGCACGCAATAGGCATTTAATCTCCCTACCGATTTGTAAAAGGTGTGGAAAGCAACGTTCACATGGAACATTTGTTGGTGGCATGCATTTTGCGTAGCGCATGCCAGTAAACCAGAGGAACATTCTCTCTATACACTTTCTATATAGTAATGTCACTGTAGCTATCCTAATTATAACTCTGCTGTCTCTCACTAGCCGATCAATAAATATGTTCTGTCTCTAACCTCACATATAGCGAATAATCATCACTAAACGCATTGTCAGTCGTGATGTCACTATATCTctcaaaatctctctcttctcacaaaAAACTTCCACAACAAGACTCTCAATTTTTCGTGACGTTTACGGTTCAGACTGATGTATGATCAGGTTTATTTCAGACACCGTCAATTAAACGTAGAAGCTGCCGGTCTTCATGCCACCTGTCGAAACAGGTGAAACGCAACAGAACACCCTTCACCTTTCGGAGCAATGTTTCGAAACACTGCGCTTAAGAAATTCAACACAAGAGTCGAAACATCCGTACCAAAGGTATCATTACTACTGCGAAGTAGTGTTGATTAAAACAGGAATAAAATTAATCGGAATTCTactgttgtgtatttgtggaaaCTGAAAATTGTAGTGGGCTTGGAAAAAGCCATTTTTTACAaaggattttatatttgtatctgTAACAGGCATGGTACAGactaaactaaaaaaataaacaatgaggTCTTAGAAGAATGGAACTGTAGTGGTATAAATGGTGTTTCTCTCTTTACTACGCTCAGTTTTagtattttaaccattttatagTATATGTAAAAACAGCTTACGAAACCTTCCGCTTTTGCACTTTTTAGACGGCTCCTTAATGATTCGCTTCTGGAAAGCGTCAGTTATCAGCGTTTCCgatttttttctcttgaacGCAATTTCGCGGGCGAACGATGggaagtatttttattttactgagaATTCATCGAAAGAACATCATGCTACACTGAATCAAGCGAATAACAAATTTGCAATAGTACAGCAACAGTAATGACCGCTTTCCACGTGTAGGGTGGGCTGAGTGCTTTCAATGTTCATTTGACACTGTGGGACAAGCCTACAAGTGAAAGACAATACGCTTACATTATTCACGTTATCGCTGACTCACAggttaagggaaaaaaagtatataaagtaAATTCCGCTTTCAATAATTTGATGGCTACCTACAAAATTCTGAGTGGCGTTTGCCATGAGGCTTTTTTTCTAAAAgtttaactattttaaaatcCCAATCCTTACAGCATGATTACACCATTGTCTATCATTCTGGATTCTTTTGGTTGGGGCTAATACCTTAATATGTGAATATGATGGAAGTTTCACATGTTTCCTTTGTCCCTGattcaggttttaaaaaataataattatatgttTTAACTCATTTCTACGCATGTGTAGAGGAGTCGCGTTTGGCACCGGTTATTTATCAGTGCTTAGatcagctctgtgcaggtgGCATTAAAGCTGAATCTACACTGAGTGCTTCCTCTCGCTGAAATCAGTCTCCTGTATGCTGGtgactttctcaccacactctcctcagtcaGACGACTCTAGAGACGGGAGGTGGAGTTCTATTCATCCGCCCTGACgttcttttgatatatatggagaaatttttaaaaatacctttttgATTTGTCACTGAAGATGTTTGATGATTATACTTCTCTGTCTAATAAGGTAATAGTGATTGTGATTGGTGGCTGttagaaactctctctctctctctctctctctctctctctctctctctctctttataggGGGCTAGGGGGACCCAgtttcttcagtctctctgtggtaGTGGAGTTAAAAATTGTGTTGCCTGCTGAGTTTATTGCCTGCTGCGTTTAACaaagagtgtgtgcagggcagaggaagatggacagctgtctgactttaattcttctgatgtccacagtcacactcactactgctggtAAGTCCTCatgtcaaaaacacatttgagcacataatcacattattattattattattattattattattattattattattatattaataatgtgtttgCTTATATCTTAACACTATTGTAATTTAGTTATTCCTTGACTTTTTTACATCTGTAGCTACACATAAAAGAAGGGACAGAATAGACAGGCAGGCATACATAGCCATACATAACTCATGTACAGTTAATATggtctttttatctctcttttcctctatctctgtctctctgctctctttttctatctccATCTGGTATCTTCTATTTGGTatgcagacagtgtgagactggtGGATGGTGGTCGCtcctgtgctgggagagtggagttttatagaggacagtggggaacagtgtgtgatacTCACTGGGATATGAAAAAGCTGCAGTGGtatgtagagagctgggctgtggggaggctgtagatgtactgggtaatgctcactttggaccaggatcaggaccaatctggatggatCAAAGGATATGTACTGGATCAGAGCCTACATGGGAAACATGTGGAGCTCCTAAAATTTGAGACGACTTGAATGTAATCATGATAAAGATGCTGGAATGATCTGCTCAGGTAAACCGTACTAATTCTCATtctcaaatgtaattaattttttcagtGGTCCActttaaaactttgtttaattgtaacatacatttcacattttaaacatcacacttcCTAAAATCTTTTTGCCAactatcttatttatttatttatctatcaaaaaaacaaatgctaaatgatgaaaaaagtCTTTAGAAGAAACAATATTAGATGAAATGGAGATACAAAATTACTGAGGCAAATGGAGTCAAACTTTGTTTGGGGATTATATTAGGCCAGGGAACTATCTAATCTTTTCTTGTGTTAATCTCTTTCAAGGTTTACTATTATCTGATAGTGAAcagtaacattaaataaaatacagaagaaTGTATCATGGAACATTATATTTATCtaatatgtatattgtgttattACTATAGTATTATTTTTTGATCACACTAGGGAACAAAATAACTATTGAAAGACTATGTTGATGTTATAATATTTGCAATCTGATGTATTTGTCCATTTCTGTAGTATGTGTATAATACACTATATAGTAATTATGCTAGGttagaatatatacatttagagtctattttaaaaaacacaaaggtgtataattaataatataaagtatttattatttgtgcAAAGTACATAACAATCCACAATTTGGAATGACCTGAAGATTCCATACAACTGGTAAAGGAGTTTGTTTCCatatgtagtgttgtagtatatgAGACCATAAATTAATTGTCTTGGTCTTAGGGTAGGAGGACTCAAATTTTAagcttcacattttcacatgatcATCAGCAAATATGACCAGAGCAAGTAAATTATGTTCATAACTGTCACTGTGGTATAGTATTTTGAAAGATGTAGCATTTCCACAGACAATTGCTTCCAAATTACAGTTTTAACAGACTAAAACAATCTGCCTTCTCAAAGTATAACAGGTGGTTTCATTTCATGTAACTTAAGTGATAGTGTTCGTATTTGCTTGCtggtgtgtggttatgtgtccTCAACAAACATAGATGTCAGCTtcgtaaaattattattattattattattagtagtagtagtagtagtagtagtaatagtagtagtagtagtagtagtagtagtagtagtagtagtaatagtagttgtagtagtggtgttggtggtgttggtagtagtaatatagctgcataattttattatgtatttcatatatttgtaggttttatgtattatcattattattatatctatgATGATATTACTCAATCTTCCACTTTATCAAAACACGTGGAATTTTACGTAACAGAACGCATGTAATTGATCCTTTCCATAACAGcttgatttttttctgttcattcattcatattactcctgttttcatttaataatacaCATGAGTATATGAAcctctttgtttggtttaaacTTAGCTGACCTAAATTGAGTTGACTTTACGTTCTGACTTCTGAATAACTTTTATAAAAGTACAGTAGGGACAGAAATGTCTTAATTATATCGTTTGCTTCCATAAGTTTCAATACAGTTGGACTGAAAATATCATATTTGACtatttatagattatatattatttaatgtcacacacaacatacaatatattatatacacaaatttaatatttagtatatttGAAGTATAACTAATGCATTTttacaacatgcaaaaatatcGACGTGGTCATTTTCAACAGTTCCAATGGaggatgaaataaaaaaaaaaatctaaatcaatcaataaacaaaaccatgcataaatgtgaataaatgggCACCATAAAAGCAATGTATTTATCGATTTATGGATTTCTTTCTTCACCACGGTAAACCAACATAGTAGAGAAAGCAGTGTGTTCGATTactcttgtcttgttttgaatCACGTTGgcacattaaatatttcacaccAGAAGTTTTGCGGGGAGGCGAGAAAGACGTCACAGCTTGTCACAACGTTTGCTATTTAACGCCAGCTTTTATCCCCGATGTATGTATGCAGATTTCTATGCGTGGCGATTCTAACGTCTATTGGGGCCCTAAGCAAAAATTCATAGAGGCCCCTCCAACCAGTGTTCATCGCCATTATCTTATAAATAATCTGACACCAACAAGAAATTgcaaaatgttaactttttatttcaaaagtttttatttcaaaacagtactattattttcaaaatataaatataaataacaacattttaatgaaagtcTATAGTCTTCATTATATTAAAACCACAACAGATATgggaaatacaataaaatacacaaacctcACTGCACATATAGCACAATAATGTATAACAATACACCTCAGTAATTCAGAGTACAATTTTACAAGCTTCTTTCCATCTAAAGTTCATAAGTTAGCATTCATAGCTTGACATTTAGTTCAGTTAGACACAGATTTCATCAGTTAACTAGTGAAAAACTAATGTTCAAATGATCTAATTCCCCCCTCCAAATCACTCCATTACCTATGCTCTGTAAAACTACAGGTAAAACATTACCTACTCTAGAAATTGCAGAGACCGTGTTTATTTCAGTAACAATGCCCAAGAACAAGTTGACAGGTTATGAAGTGTTACTACTAGCTTCTACGTTCTGACAGCCTGGTAGGCTAGCTACACTACTGAGTCAACTAGCTGTCAACTACTGACTCTGACTAATGTCATGGAAAACTGAGCTGGGCACACTAAGATGCTTTgcaagctaggttagctaatatTAAATGTCAaggtaaacaaatgaaatgtaattctAGTGGATGTTATTCAAGTGTGTCTCTCCCTCATTTAAGGCTAGACTTGCAGGAATTAGttattaataattgtatttaattgGTATTATCTGCCCCACTCACTAGTAATGCtttttctcctcatcctcttttttcttctttctcttttcactgccAGCAGGATAACTCCTCTTAATTTTTGTTGACTGACTTGTGTTGGTGATAActtgttgtcattattaaacaaatcTTGAACAATACTTGCAACAGGAGGGAGTGGAGTCAGACAGGGCCACTTAGGGAACTGAGATCACAAACTGTCATTGCAAACTTTGCACATTGCCATTGACGTAGTATAAAGTTTGTCAGTTTACAGAATTTAATGATTTTTGCTACAATTTCTCAGCTGTTTTAAGCTGTTACAATATTATGGCACAAATCACAAATGGATTTGGTTTGTGGAGGTTTATAAACCCACTGGTATACCAGTCTGTTGTCTGTGGAATAGGATTACTATCATGCATGCTCTGCAGTGAGACCCCTCTCAAAGGGTTGGAAccagctgagggagagagagaaacaaaacaaaacaaccaaaaaagaataaatgaaaaagaaagtcatgaagaaaaggaataaaaacatggttaaaatgaatcaaaagtTAACATGGTTTTGTGAAATCTGTTTTAGCATTTCTTAGTCATTACATTAAGTTACATTTGTCTCTATTCCTTGtactaatattttaggagtGAGGCTGGTCAGTGGTCCTCGCTGCTCTGGGAGGGTAGAGGTGCTTCGTGGGAAAACCtgggccacagtgtgtgatgctgactttgaccagcaggatgcagaggttgtgtgtagagagatgggctgtgggcctcctgtggagatgctgggagcagctgcttttggcagaggggatggccaggtgtggacagaggagcttcagtgtagaggcaacgaatctAATATTTACTCTTGTCCGACATCTTCATACAAACACAGTTGCTCTCATGACAATGATGTGGGTCTGttgtgtgctggtaagaaatatatttattttaagtaattaCATATTTCCACATCTCCCTTTGCTTATGTACAACACTTTCACATTTAGAATAGATTGTCTTCACTCTATTCATTCTGTCTcccacagacagtgtgagactggtGGATGGTAGTActcactgtgctgggagagtagAAGTTCTTcacagaggacagtggggaacagtgtgtgatgatgactgggatatgagagatgctgcagtggtgtgtagagagctgggctgtggggaggctgtagatgtactggttAATTCTCACTTTGGACAAGGATCAGGATTAATCTGGATGGATGATGTGgactgtagtggatcagagtctacactgaagaactgtagaTCAGCAGGTTGGGGTAAACATAACTGTAATCAAACTAAAAATGCTGGAGTtatctgctcaggtaaactgCACTACATCTGCATATGACATCTATACTGATTGTAATTCACAACCTAATATAGTATTAGTCACTATGGCTctactttaaaatgtctttggcaaatttgggtgtttttatatgtattaaatTTCTTAAACTTTTCTGactatttgtgtttgtcatgtcttaTTGTTGGCAGTATTTTGTACATAAAGgtttttactgatattttatgacattaaaGAAAACCACATGAACCAAGCATTAATTAGAGCATTACCATAATATTAATCTATTTAAGCATTACTTGGTCATCACAATAAGTTATATGTGTCTCTATTCCCCATACTAATGTTTTAGGAGTTAGGCTGGTTGGTGGTCTTCGCTgcactggtagagtggaggtgcttcatgggaagacgtggaccacagtgtgtgatgctgactttgaccagcaggatgcagaggttgtgtgtagagagctgggctgtgggcttcctgtggaggtgctgggagcagctgcttttggcagaggggagggccaggtaTGGACaaaggagcttcagtgtagaggcaacgaatccCAGAttcacctctgtccaaaatcaTATACTCTCAAACATGACTGCTCCCATGACAATGATGTCggactggtgtgtgctggtaagaaatgcatcattcatatttaatcttGTATTTTTCTGACACTAATCATGtatgttatttataatttaaaccCATTCTGTTATAGAATTTTAtctatatatgaattatatatcattttagcattttctctttgtaatgGTGATGCTGAAGCTTTTTCTACTGATTTGTTTCCAtacctctctgcctctttctttcttcctaatTTTCATTTTGCACAGACAGTGTAAGGCTGGTGGACGGTGGTGGACACtgttctgggagagtggaggttcttcatagaggacagtggggaacactgtgtgatgatgactgggatatgagagatgctgcagtggtgtgtagagagctgggctgtggggaggctgtagatgtactgggtaattctcactttggaccaggatcaggaccaatctggatggatgatgtggactgtagtggatcagagtctacactgaagacCTGTACATCAGCAGGTTGGGGTAAACATGACTGTAATCAAACCAAAAATGCTGGAGTCAGCTGCTCAGGTAAGATGCTCTAAATCTCAATATAAAACTCAAATAATACAGTTTACTActcaacatttattaatttctttgcctttgtcatttatgaatctaaaaatataatacatattattGTATTCTTCCCACCTCCAACTCAAAATTTTCCATGACGTTTAAGGGTTGAGACTTTAATGGTCCAGCAAATACACTCACATTTCAACAtgtgaataataattattaggAATCACAaaattttctttgttctttcaaGTTAATAATTTAGGGGTCAGATTGGTTGGTGGTCCTCGTTGCTCTGGGAGAGTagaggtgcttcatgggaagacctgggccacagtgtgtgatgctgactttgaccagcaggatgcagaggttgtgtgtagagagctgggctgtggggctcctgtggaggtgctgggagcagctgcttttggcagaggtgagggccaggtgtggacaaaggagcttcagtgtagaggcaacgaatccCAGATTCACCTCTGTCCAAAGTCATCTACTCTCAAACATGACTGCTCCCATGACAATGATGTCggactggtgtgtgctggtaagaaatgcatcattcatatttaatcttGTATTTTTCTGACACTAATCATGtatgttatttataatttaaaccCATTCTGTTATAGAATTTTAtctatatatgaattatatatcattttaacattttctttttgtaatggTGATGCTGAAGCTGGAGAAGTATTATGAttaatttacaaatgttttgctGTAGAAATAGTTAAAGAACACAGAGCAACAATACATGTAGTCTTAACAAGTAGAGAGGCAGAAAACCAGGGAATTATTCGATATCAGGCAGCAGTGCCAAAATACAAATGGCTAAGATAACAAACCATTAAAAAAGGAGggtcagaaacaaaaagagcCAAATGCATCAGATAAACAgctcagaaatgcagacagagaaaagtggCAAGACTTCAGAATAAAACA
Encoded here:
- the LOC118241704 gene encoding LOW QUALITY PROTEIN: deleted in malignant brain tumors 1 protein-like (The sequence of the model RefSeq protein was modified relative to this genomic sequence to represent the inferred CDS: substituted 1 base at 1 genomic stop codon), translating into MICSGVRLVSGPRCSGRVEVLRGKTWATVCDADFDQQDAEVVCREMGCGPPVEMLGAAAFGRGDGQVWTEELQCRGNESNIYSCPTSSYKHSCSHDNDVGLLCAEXIVFTLFILSPTDSVRLVDGSTHCAGRVEVLHRGQWGTVCDDDWDMRDAAVVCRELGCGEAVDVLVNSHFGQGSGLIWMDDVDCSGSESTLKNCRSAGWGKHNCNQTKNAGVICSGVRLVGGLRCTGRVEVLHGKTWTTVCDADFDQQDGLRL